In the genome of Quercus robur chromosome 3, dhQueRobu3.1, whole genome shotgun sequence, one region contains:
- the LOC126718219 gene encoding receptor protein kinase-like protein ZAR1: MKKKSHLSPFSMFIIFFLQFTLALSLTPDGLSLLSLKSAVDQDGSTTAFVDWNENDANPCRWTGISCMNITGFSDPRVVGISVAGKNLRGYIPSELGGLVYLRRLNLHNNNFYGSLPSQLFNATSLHSIFLYSNNLSGSLPPSLCALPRLQNLDLSNNSLSGPISESLKNCKQLQRLILARNKFSGEIPAGIWPELENLLQLDLSANNLSGAIPDDIGQLSTLSGTLNLSYNHLSGKLPKSLGNLPVTVSFDLRNNNLSGEIPQTGSFVNQGPTAFLNNPNLCGFPLQKTCRKSQQDSTPSPDSSSNGENSNSNKGLSPGLIILISVADAAAVAIIGLVIVYIYWKKKDNANGCSCTGKSKLGSGNQKRAQFCACLCVNGFKSEESELDEGERIERAGKGEGELVAIDKGFTFELDELLRASAYVLGKSGLGIVYKVVLGNGIPVAVRRLGEGGEQRYKEFAAEVQAIGRVKHPNVVRLRAYYWAPDEKLLISDFISNGNLISALRGRSGQSSSSLSWSTRLKIAKGAARGLAYLHECSPRKFVHGDIKPSNILIDNEYQAHISDFGLNRLISITGNNPSSSGGFIGGALPYLKSVQTEKTNNYKAPEARVTGSRPTQKWDVYSFGVVLLEMLTGKSPELSPTTSTSIEIPDLVRWIRKGFEEEKPLSDMVDPMLLQEVHAKKEVLAVFHVALACTEADPEIRPRMKTVSENIDRIGT; encoded by the exons ATGAAAAAGAAGAGCCACCTCAGTCCCTTCTCTATGTTCATAATCTTCTTCTTACAGTTcactctcgctctctctctcactccagacGGCCTGTCGTTGCTCTCTTTAAAGTCGGCCGTCGATCAAGACGGCTCTACCACGGCTTTCGTCGACTGGAACGAAAACGACGCCAACCCGTGTCGTTGGACCGGCATTTCGTGCATGAACATCACCGGGTTTTCGGACCCGCGCGTCGTCGGAATCTCCGTCGCCGGAAAGAATCTCCGGGGGTATATTCCGTCGGAGCTCGGTGGTTTGGTTTATCTCCGGCGACTCAACCTCCACAACAACAACTTCTACGGCTCGTTGCCTTCGCAGCTCTTCAACGCCACGTCGCTACACAGTATCTTCCTCTACAGTAACAATCTCTCCGGTTCTCTCCCTCCTTCACTCTGTGCTCTCCCTCGCCTCCAAAACCTCGATCTCTCGAACAATTCCCTCTCCGGACCGATCTCCGAATCCCTCAAGAACTGCAAGCAGTTGCAGCGCTTAATTCTCGCCAGAAACAAGTTCTCCGGCGAGATTCCGGCGGGAATTTGGCCGGAACTGGAAAACCTCCTCCAGCTCGACCTCTCCGCCAACAATCTCTCCGGCGCAATCCCCGACGATATCGGTCAGCTCTCCACTCTCTCCGGTACGCTCAATCTCTCCTACAACCACTTATCGGGAAAACTCCCGAAATCTCTCGGGAATTTACCAGTAACAGTGAGCTTCGATCTCCGAAACAATAACCTAAGCGGCGAAATCCCTCAAACGGGGTCGTTTGTGAACCAAGGACCAACCGCTTTTCTCAACAACCCAAACCTCTGCGGATTCCCGTTACAAAAAACTTGCCGTAAATCTCAACAAGACTCAACACCGAGTCCAGATTCTTCTTCTAATGGCGAAAATAGTAACAGTAACAAAGGGCTGAGTCCCGGTTTGATTATACTAATCTCAGTTGCTGATGCGGCTGCTGTAGCGATCATTGGCTTGGTGATCGTTTACATATACtggaaaaagaaagacaacGCTAATGGCTGTAGCTGCACTGGGAAAAGCAAACTGGGTAGTGGCAATCAAAAGAGAGCGCAATTCTGTGCTTGCCTGTGCGTTAATGGGTTCAAGAGTGAAGAGTCGGAATTGGACGAAGGCGAGAGAATTGAGAGAGCTGGGAAAGGGGAAGGAGAGCTGGTGGCGATTGACAAAGGGTTCACGTTTGAGCTGGACGAGTTGCTGAGAGCTTCGGCTTACGTGTTGGGGAAGAGTGGGCTGGGGATAGTGTACAAGGTGGTGCTCGGGAATGGGATTCCGGTGGCGGTGCGGCGGCTGGGCGAGGGCGGAGAGCAGAGGTATAAGGAGTTTGCGGCGGAGGTTCAGGCGATTGGGAGAGTGAAGCATCCGAATGTGGTGAGGTTGAGAGCTTATTATTGGGCTCCTGATGAGAAGCTGCTTATTAGTGATTTCATCTCCAATGGCAACCTAATTTCTGCTCTTCGTG GGAGAAGTGGTCAGTCATCTTCAAGCCTCTCATGGTCCACCAGGTTGAAAATTGCTAAGGGCGCAGCCAGGGGCTTGGCCTACCTCCACGAATGCAGCCCAAGAAAATTTGTCCATGGTGACATTAAACCATCAAACATCCTCATTGACAATGAATACCAAGCTCACATTTCTGATTTTGGCCTTAACAGACTCATTAGCATTACAGGCAATAACCCATCTTCCTCTGGTGGCTTCATTGGTGGAGCTCTACCTTACCTAAAGTCAGTCCAAACTGAGAAAACAAACAATTACAAAGCCCCTGAGGCTCGAGTAACTGGTAGTAGACCTACACAAAAATGGGATGTCTATTCTTTTGGAGTTGTGTTACTTGAAATGCTTACTGGGAAATCACCAGAGCTTTCTCCAACCACTTCAACCTCCATCGAAATTCCGGACCTAGTGAGGTGGATTAGGAAgggatttgaagaagaaaaaccatTGTCAGATATGGTAGACCCTATGTTGCTGCAAGAAGTACACGCCAAGAAAGAAGTTTTGGCAGTGTTTCATGTGGCCCTTGCTTGCACAGAGGCAGACCCTGAGATTCGGCCTAGAATGAAAACTGTCTCGGAAAATATTGATAGGATTGGAACGTGA